A region of Nostoc sp. 'Peltigera membranacea cyanobiont' N6 DNA encodes the following proteins:
- a CDS encoding quinone oxidoreductase family protein, which yields MKAIVMHERGDAEVLHYETFPTPKPIANEVLVKVHAATVNHTDIFHRSGRFFIQKNLPHILGMDVAGEIVELGTGVKDWQIGDRIVATFEALGREINGAYAQYTTLPTNQLHRIPDGLSYIDAASIGLAFTTAWIALFYNGVLKQAERIAIHAASSGVGTSAIQIARWQNAQAIAISDKNKAERLHQLGADFVLDRHSPDLVEQVMEITEGQGATLVLDLVGRTTLRSSINMLANKGRIVCAGTLSGDVAEINVMDLLMKNASIQGSFDLIQPQDFDQILQHFADGIFQPAIDSVLPLQEASAAHKRIEDKQAFGKIILVPEAEDRG from the coding sequence ATGAAAGCGATCGTCATGCATGAAAGAGGAGATGCAGAAGTCCTGCACTACGAAACCTTTCCAACACCGAAACCGATCGCTAATGAGGTTTTAGTCAAGGTTCATGCTGCTACGGTAAATCACACAGATATATTTCACCGCTCAGGAAGGTTTTTTATTCAAAAAAATTTGCCCCATATTTTGGGTATGGATGTAGCAGGGGAAATCGTAGAATTGGGTACAGGGGTAAAAGATTGGCAAATAGGCGATCGCATTGTTGCTACCTTTGAAGCCTTGGGAAGAGAAATAAATGGTGCTTATGCCCAATACACCACCCTCCCAACCAACCAACTCCACCGTATTCCCGATGGACTGAGTTACATTGACGCTGCCAGCATTGGTTTAGCTTTCACAACTGCTTGGATTGCCCTATTTTATAACGGTGTGCTAAAACAGGCAGAGCGAATTGCGATCCATGCAGCATCTAGTGGAGTGGGAACCTCTGCAATTCAAATTGCGCGTTGGCAGAATGCTCAAGCGATCGCCATCAGTGACAAAAACAAGGCAGAGCGATTACATCAACTAGGAGCCGATTTTGTCCTCGATCGCCACTCTCCTGATTTAGTAGAGCAGGTGATGGAGATAACCGAGGGACAAGGCGCTACTCTTGTGCTGGACTTAGTAGGACGGACAACATTGCGATCGTCTATTAATATGCTCGCAAACAAAGGACGGATTGTTTGTGCTGGGACTCTCAGTGGTGATGTGGCAGAAATTAATGTCATGGATCTACTGATGAAAAACGCCAGCATTCAAGGTTCATTTGATCTGATTCAACCGCAAGATTTCGACCAAATTTTGCAACACTTCGCCGACGGAATATTTCAACCTGCGATCGACTCCGTTTTGCCCCTACAAGAAGCAAGTGCTGCCCACAAGCGAATTGAGGACAAACAGGCATTTGGTAAAATTATCCTCGTGCCTGAAGCAGAAGATCGCGGTTGA
- a CDS encoding gluconate 2-dehydrogenase subunit 3 family protein, whose amino-acid sequence MAIEILQTDDQYVLNHCTKFLARDNTDPRHNFGQLSDDDPRSRIAEPWRFPIIDSYSDGNDFVKSYSSNVVTFVYQQPGATPPKNVAVIGTFANLYEPIPLKPVNFVGEPTGYYALSIIVPKGQFHTYKFIVDGQAIIDPVNPQRTQLDNGQLWSRFFTQLCTEPLNFEDWEFDIVARLVDHILPFRTKEGENFLNRYYNFLGKQDKQVQYAYAYRLDESVGAANFIDNILAREENHHLIDYKICLGQISRILRQRNPYVEPKDVSKELYIDLYNEMATNKVNGWNYQQYQEPLFFLQLLRRHTFTGAFSHPKYGGNVGGTGWAYLSERYTDKSGKTLFDWRRAIEAPLGLNSDYRG is encoded by the coding sequence ATGGCTATTGAAATCTTGCAAACAGATGACCAATACGTACTAAACCACTGCACTAAATTTCTCGCCAGAGATAATACAGATCCTCGCCATAACTTTGGACAATTGAGTGATGACGATCCTCGGTCTCGGATTGCTGAACCTTGGCGATTTCCGATCATTGATAGTTACAGCGATGGTAATGATTTTGTTAAGAGTTATTCTTCCAATGTAGTGACTTTCGTATATCAGCAACCAGGAGCCACGCCACCAAAAAATGTTGCTGTGATTGGAACCTTTGCCAACCTTTATGAACCAATTCCACTCAAGCCAGTCAACTTCGTTGGAGAACCCACAGGATATTATGCTTTATCGATTATCGTACCGAAAGGACAATTTCACACCTACAAATTTATCGTCGATGGGCAGGCAATAATAGACCCAGTAAATCCTCAGCGTACCCAGCTTGACAACGGTCAATTATGGTCGCGATTTTTTACCCAATTATGTACTGAGCCATTGAACTTTGAAGATTGGGAATTTGACATTGTAGCTCGATTAGTAGATCATATTTTGCCTTTCCGAACTAAGGAAGGGGAAAACTTTTTGAACCGTTATTACAATTTTTTGGGTAAACAAGATAAACAGGTGCAATACGCCTATGCTTATCGTCTAGATGAATCAGTAGGAGCAGCAAACTTTATTGACAACATTTTAGCTAGGGAAGAGAATCATCATTTAATTGATTACAAAATTTGCTTAGGTCAAATTAGCCGGATATTACGGCAGCGCAATCCCTACGTTGAGCCAAAAGATGTCTCTAAAGAGTTGTACATCGACCTGTATAACGAAATGGCTACAAACAAAGTTAACGGTTGGAATTATCAGCAATATCAAGAACCCCTTTTCTTCCTGCAATTACTGCGCCGCCACACATTTACAGGTGCATTTTCTCATCCTAAATATGGTGGAAATGTGGGAGGAACAGGTTGGGCTTATCTATCAGAAAGGTATACAGATAAGAGCGGCAAAACCTTATTTGATTGGCGCAGAGCGATAGAAGCACCCCTTGGACTTAACAGCGATTATCGAGGCTAA
- a CDS encoding GMC family oxidoreductase — protein MQTEFDVVIIGSGAGGSPIAYTLVKAGKSVLILEKGPLFRPQYQNPQGLSDFKRDELFADGPEKRIRVPGVANQNEAFYSSHVEPDINDEPHIYSDPNGQDRATIEGYTAQVVGGGTQLYGGVSLRFTPTDLRLQSFNAGRKDLKNDPNGDVQREARDWPVSYDELEPYYVKAEYLVGLNGTADNQLKPFSKDSYQPPLEPNPISNYAKFGMDKLGEQLGKGQPIKPYRTPLAVITRDHQPSGRKVPKDPETIKTSYVNRFGCPLGVKSSTWVSLLSPIANQPNFEIRTNCVVTHLESEGSKVSRVVYRDPSGKTRFAQGKLVIVACSAIESIRLLKLSGQLSSEFNQRINQNDLLGKYFLTHCFGGASALMPTRSDKTLALDADWATDACATDDFLKSRGLWAGGAIYNNTSDQALPISLGRTHGSRDLDTLWKGFIEDTSLAAQGLTDFLDNNMGRGLSVSFMANQVPLKTNRIELHPTIKDKWGRPVAHIIKEWHSHDRYLMDTLAEMCGQVLKLGGNSIPGEFKFEFQGQGGVYLAENALARIANHILGGARFGTDRKDSVLDRNCKVWDFDNLYVTDGSFMPTSGGANPTLTIQANSFRVADELLKRL, from the coding sequence ATGCAAACAGAATTTGATGTAGTGATTATTGGTAGTGGCGCTGGAGGTTCCCCCATTGCCTACACTTTAGTGAAGGCTGGGAAATCAGTGCTGATTCTAGAAAAAGGCCCGCTATTTCGACCCCAGTATCAGAATCCTCAAGGGTTAAGTGACTTTAAGCGCGATGAATTGTTTGCTGATGGCCCAGAAAAGCGTATCCGCGTTCCTGGAGTTGCTAATCAGAACGAAGCCTTTTATTCTAGCCACGTTGAACCAGATATTAACGACGAGCCGCATATCTACAGCGATCCCAATGGACAAGATCGAGCCACAATTGAAGGTTATACGGCTCAAGTAGTAGGCGGTGGGACTCAACTTTATGGTGGTGTTTCCCTGCGGTTTACCCCTACCGATTTACGCTTACAAAGCTTTAATGCTGGACGTAAAGACTTAAAGAACGATCCGAATGGGGATGTGCAGAGAGAAGCGCGTGATTGGCCTGTAAGTTACGACGAGCTAGAACCGTACTATGTGAAAGCTGAATACCTTGTAGGTCTTAACGGTACAGCCGACAATCAACTCAAGCCTTTTAGTAAGGATAGCTATCAACCGCCCCTAGAACCTAACCCAATTAGCAACTATGCGAAATTTGGTATGGACAAGCTAGGCGAACAATTGGGTAAAGGTCAGCCGATTAAGCCCTACCGCACACCGCTAGCGGTGATTACCCGCGATCATCAACCTAGTGGACGCAAAGTTCCCAAAGATCCCGAAACCATCAAAACCAGTTATGTGAACCGCTTTGGCTGTCCTCTGGGTGTGAAATCAAGTACTTGGGTATCTTTACTTAGCCCGATCGCTAACCAACCAAATTTTGAAATTCGGACAAACTGTGTAGTTACTCATCTTGAAAGTGAGGGATCGAAAGTTAGCCGAGTCGTGTACCGCGATCCGAGCGGCAAAACCCGGTTTGCTCAAGGAAAGTTGGTAATTGTGGCTTGTTCTGCCATTGAATCGATTCGCTTGCTGAAGCTGTCAGGACAGCTGAGTTCCGAATTCAATCAACGCATCAACCAAAATGATTTATTAGGTAAATACTTCCTTACCCACTGTTTTGGAGGTGCTAGTGCCCTGATGCCCACTCGCAGCGATAAAACCTTAGCCTTAGATGCTGATTGGGCAACCGATGCTTGCGCCACTGACGACTTTCTCAAAAGCAGAGGACTTTGGGCTGGAGGGGCAATCTATAACAATACTTCCGATCAAGCCTTGCCTATTTCTCTGGGACGTACCCACGGTAGTCGGGATTTAGACACACTTTGGAAAGGCTTCATCGAAGATACCAGTTTAGCGGCTCAAGGGTTGACGGACTTTTTGGACAACAACATGGGTAGGGGTTTATCCGTCAGCTTTATGGCCAATCAAGTACCCCTGAAGACCAATCGAATTGAACTCCATCCCACAATTAAAGATAAGTGGGGTCGTCCTGTGGCTCACATCATCAAAGAATGGCACAGCCACGACAGGTATCTCATGGACACCTTGGCGGAAATGTGCGGCCAGGTTTTGAAGTTGGGTGGTAATTCAATTCCAGGCGAATTCAAATTTGAATTTCAAGGTCAAGGTGGCGTGTACCTGGCAGAAAACGCTTTAGCACGGATTGCTAACCATATTCTTGGCGGAGCTAGGTTTGGTACTGACCGCAAAGACTCGGTGCTAGACCGCAATTGCAAAGTTTGGGACTTTGATAACCTCTACGTCACCGATGGCTCATTTATGCCGACATCGGGAGGCGCAAACCCTACGTTGACAATTCAGGCCAATTCTTTTCGGGTAGCTGACGAATTACTTAAGAGGCTTTAA
- a CDS encoding cupin domain-containing protein, with translation MDPAFNDIQTNPWNEIFKVVFFPDRIYHAEYLNATRSPRYRYNVREVRSYLGINALKGEVYLDGKFISNFLRLEYRSSRLVEQVREKKRLLSNGVIAWVKLLPEDESKKGESRVKLHYCPWIDAYEVEIWETLEAPNTSYHDFQILDQMGRNGPITRVKAFNPALRDIKALKQIELAFRENDRNLPTGYQISDADACWDNDYSRSHQEPRTQEPSSQQNTIKDENYLINFQRGWFLQAPDIQPVRYRNAMMDGDNPDRTDDNIIDMRWIVQRELGGSNIFFHEVTIPPGKVEGTHQHIGTEELYYITEGEGIAYMRVGDDPATDKYPTVERQVMGLGNREFKELPVKSGSIIFTKSGGMHGIRNPGTKTLKFVAFLYHTI, from the coding sequence ATGGACCCAGCATTTAACGACATTCAAACTAATCCGTGGAACGAGATTTTTAAAGTCGTCTTTTTTCCCGATCGCATTTACCATGCCGAATATCTCAACGCTACCCGCAGCCCCCGTTACCGTTACAACGTGCGAGAGGTTCGCAGCTACTTGGGGATCAATGCTCTGAAGGGAGAGGTATATTTGGATGGAAAGTTTATCAGTAATTTTCTGCGACTGGAATATAGATCCAGTCGTTTAGTAGAGCAAGTACGCGAGAAAAAACGGTTACTCAGTAATGGTGTAATTGCTTGGGTGAAGCTGTTACCGGAAGATGAAAGCAAGAAAGGAGAAAGCAGGGTAAAGCTGCACTATTGCCCGTGGATTGATGCTTACGAAGTGGAAATTTGGGAAACCTTAGAAGCTCCTAATACCAGTTACCACGATTTTCAGATTTTGGATCAAATGGGGCGCAATGGGCCAATTACGCGGGTTAAGGCATTTAACCCAGCTTTGCGAGATATCAAAGCACTAAAGCAGATAGAATTAGCATTTCGTGAAAACGATCGCAATTTACCCACTGGCTACCAAATTAGCGATGCTGATGCGTGTTGGGATAATGACTATTCGCGATCGCACCAAGAACCCCGGACTCAAGAACCCAGTTCACAGCAAAACACCATCAAAGATGAAAACTACCTAATTAACTTCCAACGCGGTTGGTTCTTACAAGCACCAGACATTCAGCCTGTGCGCTATCGGAATGCAATGATGGATGGCGACAATCCAGACAGAACAGACGACAACATTATTGATATGCGCTGGATTGTTCAACGGGAACTAGGCGGTTCCAACATCTTCTTCCACGAAGTGACAATTCCTCCCGGCAAAGTGGAAGGCACTCACCAACATATTGGTACAGAAGAATTGTACTACATCACTGAGGGAGAAGGCATTGCTTATATGCGTGTCGGCGACGATCCAGCCACAGACAAATACCCAACTGTAGAACGTCAAGTCATGGGACTGGGGAACCGCGAATTTAAAGAACTCCCGGTGAAATCAGGTAGCATCATTTTTACCAAGAGTGGTGGGATGCATGGCATTCGTAACCCTGGTACAAAAACCCTGAAGTTCGTTGCTTTCTTATATCACACAATTTAA
- a CDS encoding cupin domain-containing protein, whose protein sequence is MFIVHSDSVFKVDPNTPPDYNRGNPLLKLLNFLERAQLAAEREFYLTGESQYLFPYESLVLYGPQGNDANILDPTVQDNKTDFQKQNVKDFVSTDTFLIRGLVTVGDWTGPFLRVSYRGGPDTKLSIAANHKLGEKIKLWIKVAGVATPALILVPYNPLSDRYEVEFWGYPGNDLRNQLDDKGRNALDRGELQVRNDLVHGSIADFNREALSDRYILDVAPTNTMHPILPLHVELAWADFSEKIWDSQNGANYQYEFNMIVRGWDHFLGTGISPNPHGGIGFLEYRNLMSNYGRYSSKPELGRQLNSWNFNAFGTKNHGNGFERFFAVDYMDLHVLNASCGIGLHRHRDNQEVFLMMDGQGFMVVGDWCKMPERERCFEIRTLQAGHFAMLKGGNLHALMNATDEQVSLFMFGGYD, encoded by the coding sequence ATGTTTATTGTTCATTCTGACAGTGTTTTTAAAGTCGATCCCAATACCCCGCCTGACTATAATCGGGGTAATCCGTTGCTGAAGTTGCTGAATTTTCTCGAACGCGCCCAACTTGCCGCTGAACGTGAATTCTATTTAACAGGGGAGTCGCAATACCTATTTCCTTATGAGTCTCTAGTTTTATATGGGCCTCAGGGGAATGATGCGAATATTCTCGACCCAACTGTGCAGGATAATAAAACAGATTTCCAAAAGCAAAATGTCAAGGATTTTGTTAGTACCGATACCTTTTTAATTCGGGGTTTGGTGACTGTGGGAGACTGGACGGGGCCGTTTTTGCGAGTTTCTTATCGTGGCGGCCCTGACACTAAGCTATCTATTGCTGCTAACCATAAATTGGGGGAAAAGATTAAACTCTGGATTAAAGTCGCAGGTGTGGCAACTCCAGCGTTGATTTTGGTGCCGTATAATCCCTTAAGCGATCGCTATGAAGTAGAGTTTTGGGGTTATCCAGGCAACGATCTGCGAAATCAACTAGACGATAAAGGACGCAATGCCCTAGATCGCGGCGAACTCCAGGTAAGAAATGATTTAGTACATGGCAGCATAGCAGACTTCAACCGGGAAGCATTAAGCGATCGCTATATACTAGATGTCGCCCCCACAAATACCATGCATCCTATATTACCTCTGCATGTAGAGCTTGCTTGGGCAGACTTTAGCGAGAAAATTTGGGACTCCCAAAATGGGGCAAACTACCAGTACGAATTCAACATGATTGTCCGGGGATGGGATCACTTTTTAGGAACAGGTATCAGTCCTAATCCTCACGGTGGTATTGGCTTTTTAGAGTATCGTAATTTAATGTCTAATTATGGGCGCTACTCTAGTAAACCGGAATTGGGCCGCCAGTTAAACTCATGGAACTTCAACGCCTTTGGTACTAAGAATCATGGCAACGGTTTTGAACGATTCTTTGCCGTAGATTACATGGATTTGCACGTTCTCAATGCTAGTTGTGGGATTGGTTTACATCGCCATCGTGATAACCAGGAAGTTTTTCTGATGATGGATGGCCAAGGCTTTATGGTAGTAGGTGATTGGTGCAAAATGCCAGAGCGAGAACGCTGCTTTGAAATCCGTACACTACAAGCCGGACACTTTGCCATGCTCAAAGGTGGTAATCTTCACGCTTTAATGAATGCTACCGATGAACAAGTTTCGCTGTTTATGTTTGGGGGATATGATTAG
- a CDS encoding cyanophycinase — MTKAFPSIARRLKNIGIKLLNMGTFLITRFIENWKRYFLGDTVDVSPSPSPSFDVRPSLAGPVLSLGGGGPDVDDAIQWMINQVRGGSNSATKVNVVVLRTNGNHDYNRLIYAMKGVNFVETLLIRNREEANKAEIFEKIKKADVVFFAGGDQCQYIRNWKDTKLEAAVKSVYLKGGGVGGTSAGAMIQSDCVYDACASSEKGIETRDALEDPYRDITFTYNFFNWSNLKGTIVDTHFDRRERMGRIMAFIARQIKDGISSSVLGIAVSESTSVLVDKNGLVKVMGRGAAYFVLGNHPPEVCEPRTPLTFSNYKIWRVRSGDTFNLRNRPTSGYYLRSVKRGRIDSNPY, encoded by the coding sequence ATGACAAAGGCATTCCCAAGCATAGCAAGGCGCTTGAAAAATATAGGAATCAAGTTGTTGAACATGGGAACCTTCCTAATAACCCGTTTTATCGAAAACTGGAAACGCTACTTCTTGGGTGACACTGTTGATGTCAGCCCTTCCCCCTCACCCTCCTTTGATGTGCGTCCTTCCTTAGCGGGCCCAGTCCTGAGTTTGGGAGGGGGTGGCCCCGATGTCGATGATGCTATCCAGTGGATGATTAACCAAGTTAGGGGAGGTAGTAACTCCGCTACCAAGGTTAATGTTGTAGTTCTCCGCACGAATGGTAATCACGATTACAATCGGCTAATTTATGCCATGAAGGGTGTAAACTTTGTGGAAACTCTTCTGATTCGCAATAGAGAAGAAGCAAACAAAGCCGAGATTTTTGAAAAAATCAAAAAAGCTGATGTAGTTTTCTTTGCTGGCGGCGACCAATGTCAATACATCCGCAACTGGAAAGATACCAAGCTTGAAGCTGCCGTTAAGTCAGTTTATCTTAAGGGAGGCGGTGTTGGTGGTACTAGTGCGGGGGCGATGATCCAAAGTGATTGTGTCTATGATGCTTGTGCTTCTTCTGAAAAAGGCATTGAAACTAGAGATGCACTCGAAGATCCTTACCGGGACATTACTTTTACTTACAACTTTTTCAATTGGAGTAATTTAAAAGGAACTATCGTAGATACACACTTCGATAGGCGGGAAAGAATGGGCCGAATTATGGCTTTCATTGCCCGTCAAATTAAGGATGGTATATCTAGCAGTGTTTTAGGCATCGCGGTTAGTGAAAGTACATCGGTTCTTGTGGATAAAAACGGTTTGGTGAAAGTTATGGGTAGGGGTGCGGCATACTTTGTACTTGGCAATCATCCGCCAGAAGTATGCGAACCGCGAACGCCTTTGACCTTTTCTAATTACAAAATTTGGAGAGTTCGCAGTGGCGACACCTTTAACTTAAGAAACAGACCAACCTCTGGGTACTATCTCAGAAGTGTTAAAAGGGGACGGATTGATTCAAATCCTTATTGA
- a CDS encoding SDR family oxidoreductase, translated as MSEDLKGKVALITGANKGIGYEIARQLGSRGATVLVGARDIKRGEEAANQLRLNEIDARSVQLDVIAQKTIDSTAQQIESEFGKLDILVNNAGILAEGDRLPPSQVEIETLRQTYETNVFGVFAVTKALLPLLKKSTAGRIVNLSSGLGSLTQNSDPNYEFANFKFLAYNSSKTVVNAITVLLAAELKDTSIKVNAADPGFTATDINQYQGYRTVEQGAIAAVKLATLPDDGSSGGFFDENGVVPW; from the coding sequence ATGTCAGAAGATTTAAAAGGCAAAGTTGCGCTAATTACAGGTGCAAACAAAGGTATCGGCTATGAGATTGCCCGCCAATTAGGTTCTAGAGGTGCTACTGTTCTGGTTGGTGCAAGAGATATAAAACGTGGTGAAGAAGCGGCGAATCAACTTCGTTTAAATGAGATTGATGCTCGATCGGTTCAACTTGATGTCATCGCTCAAAAAACAATCGACTCTACGGCTCAACAAATCGAGAGCGAATTTGGAAAACTTGACATTCTTGTAAACAATGCTGGGATACTAGCTGAAGGCGATCGCCTTCCACCCAGTCAAGTTGAGATTGAAACACTGCGACAAACCTATGAAACCAATGTATTTGGAGTGTTTGCAGTTACAAAAGCCCTGTTGCCACTTTTAAAGAAGTCAACAGCAGGGCGAATAGTTAATTTATCAAGTGGTTTAGGTTCTCTGACTCAGAATTCTGACCCAAATTATGAGTTCGCTAATTTTAAGTTTCTTGCATATAACTCATCAAAAACAGTGGTGAATGCTATCACAGTTCTGTTGGCTGCTGAACTTAAAGATACCTCGATTAAAGTCAATGCTGCTGACCCTGGTTTCACAGCAACTGACATTAATCAATATCAAGGGTATCGCACTGTTGAGCAAGGAGCGATCGCAGCAGTGAAACTTGCTACTCTACCTGATGATGGCTCTAGCGGCGGGTTTTTTGATGAGAATGGTGTAGTTCCCTGGTAA
- a CDS encoding aldo/keto reductase, giving the protein MQTKQLGNSELHITPIGFGAWAIGGGGWAFGWGAQDDRESIEAINRALDLGVNWIDTAAIYGLGHSEEVVAKALKGRSSRPYIFTKCSMIWDEKGEIGRSLKADSVRREVEASLRRLDIETIDLYQIHWPNPDSDIEEGWTTLAKLKDEGKVRYIGVSNFNVEQLKRIQNIAPVTSLQPPYSLVKPDVEKEILPFCKENNIGVIVYSPMQSGLLTGKMTSERIANLPDDDWRKESSEFQKPRLSRNLKLVEVLQQIGKQYDRAAGEVAIAWTLNNPAVTAAIVGARNPQQVDGIIAAGEFRLNQQELEQIGAFLRENP; this is encoded by the coding sequence ATGCAAACCAAACAGCTTGGTAATTCGGAGCTTCACATTACCCCAATCGGCTTTGGTGCTTGGGCGATTGGTGGAGGTGGATGGGCTTTTGGTTGGGGAGCGCAGGACGATCGAGAATCTATTGAAGCCATCAATCGCGCTCTCGATCTCGGCGTTAATTGGATTGATACCGCAGCTATCTACGGTTTGGGACATTCTGAAGAGGTTGTTGCTAAGGCGCTCAAAGGTCGATCTAGTCGCCCCTACATTTTCACCAAATGCTCAATGATTTGGGATGAAAAGGGCGAAATTGGTCGCAGCCTAAAGGCGGATTCTGTACGGCGGGAAGTTGAAGCTAGTTTGCGCCGACTCGATATTGAAACCATCGATCTCTATCAAATCCACTGGCCTAACCCAGACTCAGATATCGAAGAAGGCTGGACAACTCTCGCCAAACTAAAAGATGAAGGGAAGGTTCGCTATATCGGCGTTTCAAACTTCAATGTTGAACAGTTGAAACGTATCCAGAATATTGCACCAGTTACTTCATTGCAACCGCCTTATTCACTGGTTAAGCCTGATGTCGAAAAGGAAATTCTGCCTTTTTGTAAGGAAAATAACATTGGTGTAATTGTCTATTCACCGATGCAATCTGGCTTGCTTACAGGAAAGATGACATCTGAGCGGATTGCCAATTTACCAGATGATGATTGGCGCAAAGAGAGTAGTGAATTTCAGAAACCACGTCTATCTCGTAACCTGAAGCTAGTGGAGGTGTTGCAGCAAATTGGCAAGCAATACGATCGCGCCGCCGGTGAAGTTGCGATCGCTTGGACTTTAAATAATCCGGCGGTGACAGCTGCGATCGTTGGCGCACGCAATCCCCAGCAGGTGGATGGAATCATCGCTGCTGGGGAATTTCGCCTCAATCAGCAGGAACTAGAGCAGATTGGGGCTTTTCTGCGCGAGAATCCATAA
- a CDS encoding cysteine desulfurase family protein: MSIRPIYLDCHATTPVDERVLAAMIPYFTEKFGNPSSIGHVYGWEAEAAVKQTREILAAAINTTPEEIVFTSGATEANNLAIKGVAEAYFKKGQHIITVATEHNAVIDPCNYLKTLGFEITILPVKKDGLIDLTELQKAFRPETILVSVMAANNEIGVLQPIAEIGELCHAYNIIFHTDAAQAIGKIPLNVQAMKIDLMSLTAHKVFGPKGIGALYVRRREPRVQLAPQQHGGGHERGMRSGTLYTPQIVGFGKAVEIALAEQATETQRLTHLRQSLWEQLSQLEGIHLNGHPQQRLAGNLNISVEGVDGAALLLGLQPVMAVSSGSACSSANTAPSSVLTALGSSQQLAYASVRFGIGRFNTQEEIDIVAKHAIATIQSLRKTSFMDSRAEKPQSALVPAD, encoded by the coding sequence ATGTCTATTCGTCCTATATACCTTGATTGTCACGCTACTACACCCGTAGATGAACGGGTATTAGCAGCAATGATCCCCTACTTCACAGAAAAGTTTGGCAATCCATCTAGTATTGGTCATGTTTATGGGTGGGAAGCAGAAGCTGCTGTCAAACAAACGCGAGAGATTTTAGCAGCAGCAATTAATACCACTCCCGAAGAAATTGTTTTTACAAGTGGGGCAACAGAAGCTAATAATTTAGCTATAAAAGGTGTTGCCGAAGCTTATTTTAAAAAAGGTCAGCATATTATTACTGTCGCAACTGAACATAATGCAGTTATTGACCCTTGTAACTATTTAAAAACTCTCGGTTTTGAAATTACTATTCTCCCAGTTAAAAAAGATGGATTGATAGATTTAACTGAGTTACAAAAGGCTTTTCGTCCTGAGACGATCTTGGTATCGGTGATGGCTGCAAATAACGAAATTGGCGTGTTACAGCCAATAGCCGAAATTGGGGAACTATGCCATGCTTACAACATCATTTTCCACACCGATGCAGCCCAAGCTATTGGTAAAATTCCCTTAAATGTGCAAGCGATGAAAATTGACTTGATGTCGCTAACAGCACACAAAGTATTTGGGCCAAAGGGCATTGGGGCGCTGTACGTCCGCAGGCGGGAACCCAGAGTACAACTAGCTCCCCAGCAGCACGGCGGCGGACATGAACGGGGGATGCGTTCTGGGACATTGTATACACCGCAAATTGTTGGCTTTGGGAAAGCTGTAGAAATCGCCTTGGCAGAACAAGCAACAGAAACCCAACGCCTCACCCATTTGAGACAAAGTTTATGGGAACAGCTTTCCCAACTTGAAGGAATTCATCTCAATGGACACCCTCAACAGCGATTGGCGGGGAACTTGAATATCAGTGTTGAGGGAGTGGATGGAGCCGCGCTTTTGCTAGGATTGCAGCCAGTAATGGCGGTTTCTTCTGGATCTGCTTGCTCGTCGGCAAATACTGCCCCCTCCAGCGTTCTGACAGCATTGGGAAGTTCCCAACAGCTAGCTTATGCTTCAGTGCGGTTTGGTATTGGACGGTTTAATACCCAAGAGGAGATTGATATTGTCGCGAAACATGCGATCGCAACTATTCAAAGTTTACGCAAAACCTCTTTTATGGATTCTCGCGCAGAAAAGCCCCAATCTGCTCTAGTTCCTGCTGATTGA